In a single window of the Deinococcus malanensis genome:
- a CDS encoding metal ABC transporter permease gives MSADLVIVLTACLVAVAGSLLGVFLVLRRLSMISDAISHSVLPGIVAAFWLSGGETATLPALIGAAAMGLLTVVAVEVLVRSGRVKNDAAIGVVFPLLFSIGVILISVYFRNAHLDLDAVLYGEIAYAPFNLISVFGRQLPESLVLMGTLTLLNAVFVSMFFKELRLSTFDAGLAASLGFAPGVLHYALMTLLSFTTVGAFEAVGAVLIVAFVIVPPASAYLLTRKLSVMLLLSLCIGVVCSVAGYFVAMAVDASIAGMIASLLGMVFFLCLLLSPLDGVLATLARRRRQRDSVAARQLVAFLAGHGHAGSEPEVMHRFEWTARQTKRAHRYARRQGWLTQDGVKVPQSPQGLGHAAD, from the coding sequence ATGAGCGCTGATCTGGTCATTGTCCTTACCGCCTGCCTGGTCGCAGTGGCCGGCAGCCTGCTTGGCGTCTTTCTGGTCCTGCGCCGCCTGAGCATGATCAGCGACGCGATCAGTCATTCGGTTCTTCCCGGGATCGTGGCCGCATTCTGGCTCTCGGGTGGAGAAACCGCTACCCTCCCCGCCCTGATCGGTGCAGCAGCCATGGGCCTGCTGACCGTGGTGGCGGTCGAGGTGCTGGTGCGCAGCGGCCGGGTAAAGAACGACGCAGCCATCGGAGTGGTGTTTCCGCTGTTGTTCTCTATCGGCGTGATTCTGATCTCGGTGTACTTCCGCAACGCCCACCTTGACCTGGACGCTGTTCTATACGGCGAAATCGCTTACGCCCCTTTCAATCTGATCAGCGTGTTTGGCCGGCAGCTTCCGGAATCACTTGTCCTGATGGGCACGCTGACGCTGCTCAATGCCGTATTTGTGAGTATGTTTTTCAAGGAACTGCGGCTGTCCACCTTCGATGCAGGCCTGGCCGCGTCCCTTGGCTTCGCACCTGGGGTCCTGCACTACGCCCTGATGACCCTGCTGTCCTTTACGACGGTGGGGGCCTTCGAGGCGGTCGGCGCCGTGCTGATTGTCGCCTTTGTGATCGTTCCTCCGGCCAGCGCCTACCTGCTGACCCGCAAGCTGTCGGTGATGTTGTTGCTGAGCCTGTGTATCGGGGTGGTGTGCAGCGTCGCGGGCTACTTCGTGGCCATGGCAGTCGACGCCAGCATCGCGGGGATGATCGCCAGCCTGCTGGGAATGGTGTTTTTCCTGTGCCTGCTGCTCTCGCCTCTGGACGGGGTGCTCGCCACGCTGGCGCGCCGCAGACGGCAGCGCGACTCGGTGGCTGCGCGGCAACTGGTTGCCTTCCTGGCAGGGCACGGTCACGCCGGGTCCGAGCCGGAGGTCATGCACCGTTTCGAGTGGACGGCCCGCCAGACGAAGCGTGCCCACCGGTACGCTCGTCGCCAGGGTTGGTTGACGCAGGATGGCGTGAAAGTCCCCCAGAGTCCGCAGGGCCTAGGCCATGCCGCGGACTGA
- a CDS encoding metal-dependent transcriptional regulator: protein MPRTERSSCVTPAQGEYLKRLLHLQTKTETRGVATGRLAQDLNVKDASVTGMLERLAQAGWVVYSPYRGARLTEEGCRIATTLVSTHSHLLTFLQQTLEYPPELAQAEAEHLEHHVSPEFMRRLETWVNSRMT from the coding sequence ATGCCGCGGACTGAACGGTCGTCGTGTGTCACGCCGGCCCAGGGGGAATACCTTAAACGGCTTCTGCACCTCCAGACAAAGACGGAGACACGTGGTGTCGCGACTGGACGCCTGGCGCAGGACCTGAATGTCAAGGACGCGTCCGTGACCGGGATGCTTGAAAGGCTCGCCCAGGCCGGGTGGGTCGTGTATTCCCCCTACCGCGGCGCGCGGCTGACCGAGGAGGGCTGCCGCATTGCGACCACACTGGTCAGCACCCATAGCCACCTCCTGACCTTCCTGCAACAGACCCTGGAGTACCCGCCAGAACTTGCACAGGCAGAAGCCGAACATCTGGAGCACCATGTCAGCCCTGAGTTCATGAGGCGCCTGGAAACCTGGGTCAACAGTCGGATGACCTGA
- a CDS encoding DoxX family protein: MSSIEPTDRTAQTTGPRPLLTSQTRAGLAARLNVLDARLIGWWACHGITLLRLSLGMIFFWFGVQKFFPGLSSAEGLATRTISVLTFGAVPPGVSLPVLATWECAIGLGLLSGRFLRLTLVLLFAQMASTFLPLVFFPEETFTVLPWVPNLEGQYIIKNLVLVSAGLVVGATVRGGKLIMDPKAASTAERTQALHQRFRRRFQREP; the protein is encoded by the coding sequence ATGAGCAGCATCGAACCCACAGACCGCACTGCGCAGACCACCGGCCCCAGGCCACTTCTGACTTCTCAGACACGGGCTGGGCTTGCCGCCCGGCTCAATGTGCTGGACGCCCGGCTGATCGGCTGGTGGGCATGCCACGGGATTACGCTGCTGCGCCTGTCCCTTGGCATGATTTTTTTCTGGTTCGGGGTCCAGAAGTTCTTTCCCGGCCTGAGTTCAGCCGAAGGCCTGGCCACCCGGACCATCTCAGTGCTGACCTTCGGTGCCGTGCCCCCGGGGGTCAGCCTGCCGGTGCTGGCGACCTGGGAGTGTGCCATCGGGCTGGGGCTGCTGTCCGGGCGCTTCCTGCGCCTGACCCTGGTGCTGCTCTTTGCGCAGATGGCCAGCACGTTTCTGCCCCTGGTGTTCTTTCCCGAGGAGACCTTTACGGTCTTGCCGTGGGTCCCGAATCTTGAGGGACAGTACATCATCAAGAATCTGGTGCTGGTTTCTGCCGGACTGGTGGTGGGGGCCACAGTCCGTGGTGGAAAACTGATCATGGATCCCAAAGCCGCCAGCACAGCGGAGAGAACCCAGGCCCTGCACCAGCGGTTCCGCCGGCGCTTCCAGCGAGAACCCTGA
- a CDS encoding YceI family protein, with protein sequence MKTFILSLLLLTPLSAALAAPESYTVLTGNKAPNAVIVELKTVAENFTGRTSSLNGTVMFDSQTNTGSGSIAINGASIVTGIAKRDEHMRGPDWLNFNENPEVKFVVTAVKHLAGNLYQVGGNLTLNGVTKAINAKATVRHTPANGTTRALGAKGDVLGVITKFSIKLSDFGVKNTSANGGRVNDNAALTVKFIASNK encoded by the coding sequence GTGAAAACATTTATCCTCTCGTTGCTGCTTCTTACTCCTCTGTCTGCTGCACTTGCTGCTCCGGAGTCCTACACTGTCCTGACCGGTAACAAAGCACCCAACGCCGTTATCGTCGAGCTTAAAACTGTCGCAGAGAACTTCACCGGGCGAACCAGCAGCCTGAACGGCACCGTGATGTTTGATTCCCAGACCAATACCGGCAGTGGTTCCATCGCGATTAATGGTGCTTCAATCGTGACCGGGATCGCCAAGCGCGACGAGCATATGCGTGGGCCGGACTGGCTCAATTTCAACGAAAACCCCGAGGTGAAATTTGTGGTCACAGCAGTCAAGCATCTTGCCGGAAACCTGTATCAGGTCGGCGGCAACCTGACCCTGAACGGCGTGACCAAAGCCATCAATGCGAAGGCGACGGTTCGCCATACGCCTGCCAACGGGACCACCCGTGCGCTGGGGGCCAAGGGTGACGTGCTGGGTGTGATCACAAAATTCAGCATCAAACTCAGCGACTTTGGCGTGAAAAACACCTCCGCGAATGGTGGACGTGTCAACGACAACGCTGCCCTGACAGTGAAGTTCATCGCCAGCAACAAGTGA